A window of Gasterosteus aculeatus chromosome 9, fGasAcu3.hap1.1, whole genome shotgun sequence contains these coding sequences:
- the sorbs2a gene encoding sorbin and SH3 domain-containing protein 2 isoform X17, translating to MNGSAPQRPLSPLSYPPPPTSLHPTLQRHSRGSEGSESLARESVVLGHTSVSGMVPIARFSEEEKRVSVIKAPHYEGIGPVDDSGIPIAIRTTVDRPKDWYKTMFKQIHKVHKADDDYSDTYNATYAVINSDDYSLSSNPTMAHPAPRTHTYRPLAKCPSDNGGRLGPREPPPSPVPPPPPPMPSLLQLRARDSDRERDSPDANEWGPPNRKVDTRKYRAEPKSIFEYEPGRSSILEHERPTYDDIDLENEPWYKFFSELEFGRPPPKKRLDYNPDISARQRIETSLHIAPADKAPERPASAASDYRKRRKSEPTSSQVNAQSQSRAATSPKPVDAYRPSSSLKKPVVHSSPSSPSRAKGGAACNMYSNSLTSPGPQQRPDLPPLPSDPVHCHEEASLESSSASNQSVCGKNSWQTKCQDAETWSSADEVPPVPGKLKSRSCDDLLNDGHSGSGGRNATRSESAGSLVCDGNPPSSVGSISTSSLPRLHRRRAHDSPGFLQLYRKMHQIDRAHLIPSEVIRSVRARILELERQPHLHRHRLSPWTPSWGMEVPRDMVPSRISTYESLISKSKSMPNLGDTEVPSGATTPGGSSSRASSGGVATPSFPKRRFSIESLLEEDGNGGAVPHAMDHRHRPRSPPEGQPRVGPEPSRVRSFPAPPVPQGPRANHDYSDSEQDAVASDLSDFIQVEGSSFCSESDFDHCSLTSSESLYGSSNLHHHHLRHQQHHHHLHHHHPAHQSLGQSQGYQHRHLISSCKGRCPASYTRFTTMLRHERERARQQLQRPSQQSAGSRSQIQSSQSQQSMSKLAFLVSPVPFRRKKGSPPTSRRSSGGAERGGRPKSKQAIYEALDAALRDIYEHIQAERGHRGSRAPDDSILRRILAELLPNVPERSSSLRGRRGCWQGGQSSTSLYPDGSPTEYASHRGDPSTPRLQSPLGYGRHSDSSNNNEYAEEQGNGNGLCYSDQDVSRCYSTMDGRHTPQSRRPATDREVSHKQMTQLILFSLLHQKQPARAIYDFKAQTAKELTFKKGDAVNIIRQIDNNWYEGEHRGQVGILPISYVERMPSSEKQQPIRPPPPAHVREIGEGVARYNFNADTNVELSLRKGERVVVIRQVDQNWYEGRIPDTSKQGIFPVSYIDIVKRSTSKSSSHHIDPHGYPGNRTPSSTPTKPPYHLPPPSATRDLPSGRPPLRRLDLQAITSEWLSLTLEPSASAPAYPPATTPAPPTPPPLPAALASFLKAEEPNAPSPAQSKRESALTHQRFSITPAGRLALGHTPFSPLPPPPPVPHPPFSSPLPDSLLQYNSGKAQPLHILQPEILSLTMPEPLTSPAQAPLQDKSYLEVDKSSKVPDVKLQVKDPYDELLSMILDGSTGLDFPRLSPVDSPAAKPTGESQSRFKPKAEGSQPDVKPAAVTPASDSAGDRLAVQFHRPVAMDPIAWGAQSKTVNEPQRPPSMTGRGYTELFIEEDDDAREDRGEDVDGLNGGLGPQADVSPSTLTRLPPSDLSSPSAPAPQSSLPPPSPSSFTPSSFSTSSFTPTSSLTSSLTPLSMSSLTSSFIPSLSSSTFTPSSSFVPSSSSCSQSEQQPRSAIPPTPPVSPRPPSRPHLMTSERSSASAPSSPPPLRSPPAPPQLPVTHPPSLLCFSHLVESIPAPTPPKPASPPLATPRSPPTVPRPGCRSPKVKQDPVVGGKPPRSPILSRRSYLSSVRGRRRLVQDALQGGGDPYQAVYNYLPRNEDELELKEGDVVNVMEKCDDGWFVGTSRHSKLFGTFPGNYVKQL from the exons ATGAATGGAAGTGCTCCTCAGaggcccctctctcctctctcctatcctccgccccccacctccctccacccGACGCTCCAGAGACACAGCCGAGGTTCAG AGGGCAGCGAGTCCCTTGCCAGAGAGTCCGTGGTTCTGGGCCACACGAGCGTCAGCGGCATGGTGCCCATCGCTCGCTTctccgaggaggagaagagggtgtCGGTCATCAAAGCCCCGCACTACGAAGGCATCGGCCCTGTGGACGACTCCGGCATCCCCATCGCCATCCGCACG ACGGTGGATAGGCCGAAGGATTGGTACAAAACTATGTTCAAGCAGATCCACAAGGTTCACAAAGCCG ATGATGACTATTCTGACACATACAACGCAACGTATGCGGTCATAAACAGCG ATGACTACAGCCTCTCATCCAACCCCACCATGGCCCACCCCGCTCCCCGGACACACACGTACAGGCCGCTGGCCAAATGCCCCTCGGACAACGGAGGGCGTCTGGGCCCCCGTGAGCCTCCGCCGtcccctgtgccccccccacctccgcccATGCCatccctcctccagctgagggccAGAGACAGCGATCGCGAGAGAGACTCGCCTGACGC GAACGAATGGGGTCCTCCCAACAGGAAGGTGGACACGCGGAAGTACCGCGCCGAGCCCAAGAGTATTTTTGAGTATGAGCCCGGAAGGTCTTCCATTTTGGAGCATGAAAGACCA ACCTATGATGACATAGATTTAGAGAACGAGCCTTGGTATAAGTTCTTTTCCGAGTTGGAGTTTGGGCGGCCG CCTCCTAAAAAACGGCTGGATTATAATCCAGACATCTCCGCTCGTCAACGTATTGAG ACATCCCTGCACATCGCTCCTGCTGACAAGGCTCCCGAGAGGCCGGCGAG TGCTGCGAGCGActacaggaagaggaggaagtccGAGCCCACAAGTTCCCAAGTCAATGCTCAGTCTCAGAGCAGAGCTGCAACCTCCCCTAAACCAGTGGATGCCTACAGACCCAGCAGCAGCCTAAAGAAACCAGTGGTTCATTCCTCACCATCCTCGCCCTCCAGAGCCAAAG GTGGGGCCGCATGTAACATGTATTCAAACAGCTTGACCTCCCCAGGGCCTCAGCAACGCCCCGATCTCCCCCCTTTACCCTCTGACCCCGTCCATTGCCACGAGGAGGCCAGCCTAGAAAGCAGCTCCGCCTCTAATCAGTCCGTCTGCGGTAAGAACAGCTGGCAGACGAAATGCCAGGACGCCGAGACGTGGAGCAGCGCAGATGAGGTACCGCCGGTCCCCGGCAAGCTCAAGTCACGCAGCTGCGATGACTTACTCAACGATGGGCATTCCGGCTCAGGCGGGCGCAACGCCACCCGCTCAGAAAGTGCCGGGTCCCTCGTCTGCGACGGGAATCCCCCGAGCTCTGTCGGGTCCATCTCCACCAGCTCGCTGCCTCGCCTCCACCGCCGACGCGCGCACGACTCACCGGGCTTCCTCCAGCTCTATCGCAAGATGCACCAGATCGACCGAGCTCACCTCATCCCGTCGGAAGTCATCCGCTCGGTCCGCGCTCGCATCCTGGAGCTGGAGCGCCAGCCCCACCTGCATCGCCATCGCCTCTCTCCCTGGACGCCGTCCTGGGGCATGGAGGTGCCGCGCGACATGGTGCCGAGCCGCATTTCTACATACGAGAGTCTCATTTCAAAGTCCAAATCCATGCCGAACTTGGGCGATACCGAGGTGCCTTCAGGCGCCACCACCCCAGGTGGATCGTCGTCTCGAGCCAGCAGCGGGGGCGTCGCCACGCCCAGTTTTCCGAAGCGCCGTTTTTCCATCGAGTCTCTATTGGAGGAAGACGGCAACGGCGGAGCAGTTCCTCACGCCATGGACCACCGGCACCGACCCCGCAGCCCGCCCGAGGGTCAGCCTCGAGTCGGGCCGGAGCCCAGCCGCGTGCGTTCCTTCCCCGCTCCTCCCGTCCCTCAAGGCCCGCGAGCCAACCACGACTACTCTGACAGCGAGCAAGACGCCGTCGCGTCCGACCTCAGCGACTTCATCCAGGTGGAGGGCTCCTCCTTCTGCAGCGAGAGTGACTTCGACCACTGCTCGCTGACCTCGTCCGAGAGCCTGTACGGCTCCTCCaaccttcaccaccaccacctccgtcatcagcagcaccaccatcacctccaccaccaccaccctgctCACCAAAGTTTAGGCCAGAGCCAGGGCTACCAACACCGCCACCTCATCAGCTCGTGCAAAGGCCGCTGCCCGGCCTCTTACACCCGCTTCACCACCATGCTTCGCcacgagagagagcgagcgcgcCAGCAGCTCCAGAGACCCTCGCAGCAGAGCGCCGGCAGCCGCTCCCAAATCCAGAGCTCCCAGTCCCAGCAGTCGATGTCCAAGCTGGCCTTCCTGGTCAGCCCAGTGCCTTTCCGCAGGAAAAAGGGCTCCCCGCCCACCTCCAGAAGAAGCAGTGGCGGCGCAGAGCGAGGAGGCAGACCCAAGTCCAAACAGGCCATTTACGAAGCGCTAGACGCGGCCCTCAGAGACATTTACGAGCACATTCAAGCGGAGCGAGGCCACAGAGGAAGCAGGGCTCCCGACGACAGCATCCTGAGGAGAATACTCGCCGAACTGCTGCCAAACGTGCCTGAGCGAAGCTCCTCGCTgcgtgggaggagggggtgttggCAAGGGGGCCAGTCCTCCACATCTTTGTACCCAGATGGGAGCCCCACAGAATACGCCTCGCACAGAGGGGACCCCTCCACGCCGCGGCTACAGTCACCGCTCGGCTACGGACGCCACTCGGACAGCTCAAACAATAACGAATATGCAGAGGAGCAGGGCAATGGAAATGGTCTCTGTTATTCAG ACCAGGATGTCTCCAGGTGTTATTCCACCATGGACGGACGCCACACACCCCAGAGCAGAAGGCCCGCGACTGACCGAGAG GTCTCCCATAAACAGATGACACAACTTATTctgttctctctcctccatcagaAACAGCCTGCGAGAGCCATTTATGATTTTAAGGCACAAACGGCTAA GGAGCTGACTTTTAAGAAGGGTGATGCGGTGAACATCATCCGGCAGATAGACAACAACTGGTATGAAGGAGAGCACCGCGGGCAGGTTGGGATCTTACCCATTTCCTACGTGGAG AGGATGCCGTCGTCAGAGAAGCAGCAGCCGATTCGTCCTCCTCCGCCCGCACACGTCAGAGAGATTGGAGAGGGAGTGGCTCGCTACAACTTCAATGCTGACACTAATGTGGAGCTGTCGCTGAGAAAG ggcgAGAGAGTGGTTGTGATAAGGCAGGTGGACCAGAACTGGTACGAGGGGAGGATCCCGGACACAAGCAAACAAGGCATTTTTCCCGTCTCATATATTGACATCGTCAAGCGCTCCACGTCCAAGAGTTCCAGCCACCACATAGACCCACACGGTTACCCTGGCAACAGGACACCAAGCTCTACACCCACCAAG CCTCCCTaccacctccctccaccctccgcCACTCGTGACCTCCCCTCCGGTCGCCCCCCGTTGAGAAGGCTTGACCTGCAAGCTATCACCAGCGAGTGGCTGTCACTCACTTTGGAACCTTCAGCGTCCGCTCCAGCTTACCCCCCCGCGACCACGCCTGCACCGCCcacaccgccccccctccccgctgccCTCGCCTCTTTCCTGAAGGCAGAGGAACCCAATGCCCCCTCACCTGCACAATCAAAGAGAGAGTCTGCCCTGACGCACCAGAGATTTTCCATAACTCCTGCAGGGAGACTTGCTTTAGGCCAcacccctttctctcctcttcctcccccccctccggtTCCACAtccccccttttcctctccaCTGCCTGACTCTTTATTGCAATACAACAGTGGCAAAGCTCAACCATTACACATTTTGCAGCCTGAGATTTTGTCCCTCACAATGCCAGAGCCACTAACCTCCCCCGCACAAGCTCCTCTGCAGGACAAGTCGTATTTGGAAGTGGACAAAAGCAGCAAAGTCCCCGATGTCAAGCTGCAGGTAAAGGACCCCTATGACGAGCTGTTGTCCATGATTCTGGATGGTTCCACCGGCTTAGACTTTCCAAGATTGTCTCCGGTAGATTCCCCTGCAGCCAAGCCAACCGGTGAATCCCAGAGCAGGTTTAAGCCAAAAGCTGAGGGTTCTCAGCCGGATGTGAAGCCTGCAGCAGTAACGCCAGCCAGTGACTCGGCTGGCGACCGCTTAGCGGTGCAGTTCCACCGGCCTGTCGCAATGGACCCCATCGCTTGGGGGGCGCAGTCAAAAACTGTGAACGAGCCTCAGAGGCCCCCGTCGATGACAGGAAGGGGATATACCGAGTTGTTCATTGAGGAAGACGATGACGCtagagaggacagaggggaggatGTTGACGGTTTAAATGGGGGACTCGGCCCACAG GCTGATGTCTCTCCCTCCACTTTGACACGGCTCCCCCCCTCcgacctctcctccccctcagcaCCGGCACCCCAATCCTCTTTACCTCCGCCATCTCCATCCTCTTTtactccttcttctttttctacaTCTTCTTTTACTCCTACTTCATCTTTAACTTCTTCTTTAACTCCTCTTTCTATGTCTTCTCTTACTTCATCTTTTATTCCTTCTTTATCTTCATCTACTTTTACTCCTTCGTCTTCTTTTGTTCCCTCCTCGTCTTCTTGCTCACAGTCAGAGCAGCAGCCTCGTAGCGCCATCCCTCCCACGCCCCCCGTCTCCCCTCGTCCCCCGTCCCGTCCTCACCTCATGACGTCGGAGCGTTCTTCGGCCTCGGCGCCGTCCTCGCCTCCCCCCCTGCGCtcccctcccgctcctccaCAGCTCCCTGTCACTCACCCCCCGAGCTTACTCTGCTTCTCACATCTGGTTGAATCCATCCCGGCCCCGACCCCCCCTAAGcccgcctctcctcccctcgCCACTCCGCGCTCTCCTCCCACTGTCCCCCGTCCAGGATGTAGGTCCCCCAAGGTGAAG CAGGATCCAGTTGTCGGTGGTAAACCCCCTCGTAGCCCCATCTTGTCCCGGAGGTCCTATCTGTCCTCGGTTAGAGGTCGCCGG CGATTGGTGCAGGATGCTCTCCAGGGTGGAGGAGATCC GTACCAGGCCGTGTACAACTACCTGCCTCGCAACGAGGACGAGCTGGAGCTGAAGGAGGGCGACGTTGTAAATGTGATGGAGAAGTGTGACGATGGCTGGTTCGTTG gGACGTCTCGACACAGCAAGTTGTTTGGAACCTTTCCAGGAAACTACGTGAAACAGCTATAA